ACCGCCATGTATCATGTTTCCATTTGTGCACTGAATGCTTGTTCCTAACTCACCAATTGGAGAACATAAAGACGATCGAAGAACCCCGCATGCGCCCTCTTGGAACGTTATAGTTACAACTGCGTAGTCGGGGTAGTCCGTGAAACCTCCTGCATTTCCCCCTACGGCGAATACTGACTCAGGCTCTCCCGCAAGCCATCGCATATAATCAATCTCATGGGCGTTAATTTCCATGAGAGCCCCGCCACACTCTTTGTATTTGGATCGCCAGCCATGACCGAAACCCACTTTGTTATTCCCTGTGCGTACCACAGAAATAGAGAGGGGTTTACCTAGTATGCCGGTATCAAGTATCTCTTTCGACTTTGGATAGTGGGCAATATAGCGCAGGACCAGCCCGATTCCTAACGCAACTTCCGCTTCTTCACAGACTGCAATCATTGCATCACAATCACGGGTGTTCACAGCAAGCGGCTTCTCACTAAAGACATGCTTACCGGCCTTGGCTGCGGCAAATGTCAGCTTTGCATGGGCATCAGGTGGAGTGGCGATGATAACGGCGTCGATATCATTGGATGCTAATAGCGACTTCAGGCTCTTATAGGGCTG
The sequence above is a segment of the bacterium genome. Coding sequences within it:
- a CDS encoding Gfo/Idh/MocA family oxidoreductase; the encoded protein is QPYKSLKSLLASNDIDAVIIATPPDAHAKLTFAAAKAGKHVFSEKPLAVNTRDCDAMIAVCEEAEVALGIGLVLRYIAHYPKSKEILDTGILGKPLSISVVRTGNNKVGFGHGWRSKYKECGGALMEINAHEIDYMRWLAGEPESVFAVGGNAGGFTDYPDYAVVTITFQEGACGVLRSSLCSPIGELGTSIQCTNGNMIHGGFSGELKWETFDGKSGSFTREELGNPNAHECELRSFVEYVLDSKPMFCTPWDGRQAVAIAEVAYKSISTGKVIKMA